A single Prevotella sp. E15-22 DNA region contains:
- a CDS encoding iron chelate uptake ABC transporter family permease subunit — MKRGVVICCLLALMVVVLLAVNLAVGSVSIPLRDVVSIVTGHQAARPSWHFIIMESRLPQAITAMLCGGSLAVSGLMLQTAFKNPLAGPSIFGINSGAGVGVALVMLALGGSLSVGSVSISGFMAVLAAAFVGAMVVMGLIFLFSTMVRNNVMLLIVGIMIGYIANSVVALLNFFATDEGVKSYMVWGMGSFGGVPMSQIPLFSSLCMVGLVGALLLVKPLNALLLGEQYAENLGVNTRRVRNWLIIVTGLLTAITTAYCGPIMFIGLAVPHIANLLFRQSNHRILMPGTILCGAVIALICNAICFLPGESGVIPLNAVTPVMGAPVIIYIIARRKQ; from the coding sequence GTGAAGCGAGGCGTTGTCATTTGTTGTCTGCTGGCTTTGATGGTTGTTGTGCTGCTGGCCGTCAACCTGGCCGTGGGGTCGGTATCCATTCCACTTCGCGATGTTGTCAGCATTGTCACTGGTCACCAGGCAGCCCGTCCCTCATGGCATTTTATTATCATGGAGAGTCGACTGCCACAGGCTATCACGGCGATGCTCTGTGGAGGCTCGTTGGCAGTGAGTGGACTGATGCTCCAGACGGCGTTCAAGAATCCCTTGGCAGGCCCCAGCATCTTTGGCATTAACAGTGGCGCAGGCGTTGGCGTGGCCTTGGTGATGCTGGCACTGGGAGGCTCGCTCTCCGTGGGTTCTGTCAGTATCTCGGGCTTTATGGCCGTGCTTGCTGCTGCTTTCGTGGGAGCGATGGTCGTGATGGGACTTATCTTCCTTTTCAGTACCATGGTGCGCAATAATGTGATGCTGCTCATCGTGGGCATCATGATTGGTTATATCGCCAATAGCGTGGTGGCACTACTCAATTTCTTTGCCACCGACGAGGGCGTTAAATCCTATATGGTGTGGGGCATGGGCTCCTTTGGTGGCGTGCCGATGAGTCAGATTCCCCTCTTTTCATCTCTCTGCATGGTGGGACTGGTGGGTGCCCTGCTCCTTGTGAAACCCCTCAACGCCTTGCTCTTAGGCGAGCAGTATGCTGAGAACCTGGGTGTGAACACACGCAGAGTGCGCAATTGGCTCATCATTGTCACAGGCCTTTTGACGGCTATCACCACGGCCTATTGTGGCCCCATTATGTTCATCGGACTGGCAGTGCCTCATATTGCTAATCTCTTGTTTCGCCAGTCAAACCATCGCATCCTGATGCCTGGCACTATCCTCTGTGGCGCTGTCATCGCCTTGATTTGCAATGCCATTTGTTTCCTGCCGGGCGAGTCGGGCGTCATTCCCCTGAATGCTGTCACTCCTGTAATGGGAGCCCCTGTGATTATCTATATCATTGCCAGGCGGAAGCAATGA
- a CDS encoding ABC transporter substrate-binding protein produces MRHSIYYSLCISIFVFLTSCGGHSVRQQEVGDTLVFHYSSLLSVVEHDGYTVADISNPWKPGKLLHRYYLVPRESDIDIQSSDFSDGTIVRTPIQRAAVFTTVHCALLTELGLGSHIVAVADAKYVKVPYVQQQLKAGRIVDCGNGLNPVVEKIMDVKPDAILLSPFENSGGYGKTEEIGIPIIECAEYMETSPLARAEWMRFYGLLFGVSEKADRLFHQVNSCYTAYKQQCEKIGPGRSVIIDKIAGTVWYMPGGKSTIGQMLKDAGARYPWADDEQSGSLSLPFEAVLERAGEADVWMLRYSSDHELTYDELLSDYHGYSQLRAFRNREVYGCNVELSSFYEDTPFHPERLLSDFMQILHPDIIGMSSLRYYKKIKE; encoded by the coding sequence ATGAGACATTCTATTTATTATTCTCTCTGTATATCGATCTTCGTATTCCTGACCTCCTGTGGCGGACATTCCGTTCGCCAACAGGAGGTTGGCGATACGTTGGTCTTTCATTATTCGTCGCTGCTTTCTGTTGTTGAGCACGATGGCTATACGGTGGCCGATATCAGTAATCCGTGGAAGCCGGGCAAGCTTCTGCATCGTTATTACCTTGTGCCTCGCGAATCGGACATTGACATCCAGTCATCCGACTTCTCCGATGGCACCATCGTTCGTACGCCCATTCAGCGCGCAGCCGTTTTCACCACCGTTCATTGCGCCTTACTAACTGAGTTAGGACTGGGTAGTCATATTGTGGCGGTGGCCGATGCGAAGTATGTCAAGGTGCCCTATGTTCAGCAGCAACTCAAGGCGGGCCGCATTGTGGATTGTGGCAATGGCTTGAATCCTGTGGTCGAGAAGATTATGGACGTAAAGCCCGATGCCATTCTGCTGTCGCCCTTCGAAAATAGCGGAGGCTACGGCAAGACTGAAGAGATAGGCATCCCAATCATCGAATGTGCCGAGTATATGGAGACCTCACCTCTGGCGCGAGCCGAGTGGATGCGCTTCTATGGTCTGCTCTTTGGCGTGAGCGAGAAGGCTGATCGACTCTTCCATCAGGTGAACAGCTGCTATACGGCCTATAAGCAACAGTGTGAGAAGATAGGGCCTGGTCGTTCAGTTATCATTGACAAGATTGCAGGAACGGTATGGTATATGCCTGGCGGAAAAAGTACCATTGGACAGATGCTGAAGGATGCGGGAGCCCGTTATCCATGGGCTGATGACGAGCAGAGTGGCTCGCTGTCATTGCCTTTTGAGGCCGTACTCGAAAGGGCAGGGGAGGCCGATGTGTGGATGCTGCGTTATTCGAGTGACCACGAGCTGACCTATGATGAACTGCTGTCTGATTATCATGGCTATAGTCAATTAAGAGCCTTCCGCAATCGTGAGGTCTATGGCTGCAATGTGGAACTCTCGTCATTCTATGAGGACACACCTTTCCATCCAGAACGCCTGCTCAGCGATTTTATGCAAATTCTGCATCCTGACATAATAGGAATGTCGTCTTTGCGTTATTATAAAAAGATAAAAGAGTAA